One window of the Methylovirgula sp. HY1 genome contains the following:
- a CDS encoding Crp/Fnr family transcriptional regulator: MTQDPTVAQKIKEQRKGHFLAEKDRLCAYCPARGVSFCGMVPNDDMVFLSSHSRPFTLGRRKTLFHQGDETQSIYVVTSGTLRLYQMLADGRRQVIGFAIAGDLLGYPLSDHNDYSADALDSVYLCQFPRQDFLQFINSGVHLQRALLSVTHDDLSRARDQIALIGQKNAERKMAQFLLNFPSRQTRVEGQTSILPVRIPQADIGDYLGLTIETVNRMLARLVRTKTILVTDAGIELCDLPRLRMLAEG, encoded by the coding sequence ATGACGCAAGACCCAACCGTCGCACAAAAAATCAAAGAGCAGCGGAAAGGCCATTTTCTCGCTGAGAAGGATCGACTCTGTGCCTATTGCCCCGCGCGCGGCGTGAGCTTTTGCGGCATGGTTCCGAACGATGACATGGTCTTTCTTTCAAGCCATTCACGGCCGTTCACACTGGGCCGGCGCAAGACCCTGTTTCATCAGGGTGACGAGACGCAGAGCATTTATGTCGTCACCAGCGGCACATTGCGGCTCTATCAAATGCTCGCGGACGGCCGTCGCCAAGTCATCGGTTTTGCGATCGCCGGCGATTTGCTCGGCTATCCTTTATCCGACCATAACGACTATAGCGCGGACGCGCTCGATTCCGTCTATCTTTGTCAATTCCCTCGCCAGGATTTTCTTCAATTCATCAATAGCGGCGTGCATCTGCAGCGCGCCCTGCTGAGCGTCACCCATGACGACTTGAGCCGGGCGCGCGACCAAATCGCGCTCATCGGCCAAAAGAATGCCGAACGGAAGATGGCGCAATTCCTATTGAATTTTCCCAGCCGACAGACCCGTGTGGAGGGGCAAACCTCCATCCTGCCGGTGCGCATTCCGCAAGCCGACATCGGCGATTATCTTGGGCTGACGATCGAAACCGTCAATCGCATGCTGGCGCGTTTGGTGCGGACGAAAACCATCCTTGTGACCGATGCCGGGATCGAGCTTTGCGATCTGCCGCGTCTGCGCATGCTTGCGGAGGGCTGA
- a CDS encoding YcjF family protein: MPPANKPRPQAFRLEKETSADAASRAAFAIESLPDFLEAEAAAVGGEPNEAEAAVETAQSRGILRDRFLSWGGIFVSAVSGFILLALGNWFASLIAALFARSQALGIAALGLAGIAGLALLVLVLREVFGIVRQSRIAHLHIAIAAAWAADDREAARRHVPALVALYAQRPQLARVRTDLTALTKEIVDGRDLLDIAERELIGPLDNEVRRMIADAAKRVSLVTAIAPRAIVDVIFVAGQALHLVRRIAEIYGGRPGFFGFLKLMRSVGAHLAITGGMAVGDSLLQQLLGHGIAAKLSARLGEGVLNGLLTTRVGLSAMAVCRPMPFAATPAPRVADVAPFLFAGEK; the protein is encoded by the coding sequence GTGCCGCCTGCAAATAAGCCGCGTCCGCAAGCTTTTCGTCTGGAGAAGGAAACCTCCGCCGACGCCGCGAGCCGCGCGGCTTTCGCGATCGAGTCTCTGCCTGATTTTCTCGAGGCGGAAGCGGCCGCCGTCGGCGGCGAGCCCAATGAAGCGGAAGCGGCTGTCGAGACGGCTCAGAGCCGCGGCATTCTCCGCGACCGTTTCCTGTCCTGGGGCGGGATCTTCGTCTCGGCGGTGAGCGGGTTCATCCTGCTCGCCCTTGGCAATTGGTTTGCGAGTCTGATCGCGGCGCTTTTCGCGCGGTCGCAAGCGCTCGGGATTGCCGCGCTTGGTCTCGCTGGAATTGCGGGATTGGCGCTTTTGGTGCTGGTCTTGCGGGAGGTTTTCGGCATCGTCCGGCAGAGCCGCATTGCGCATCTGCATATAGCGATAGCGGCAGCATGGGCTGCCGACGATCGCGAAGCGGCGCGCCGGCACGTCCCGGCGCTCGTTGCGCTTTACGCTCAGCGGCCGCAGCTCGCCCGCGTTCGTACCGATCTGACCGCCCTCACCAAAGAAATTGTCGATGGCCGCGATCTCCTCGATATTGCGGAACGCGAGCTTATCGGTCCGCTCGACAATGAGGTGCGGCGCATGATCGCAGATGCGGCCAAACGCGTCTCCTTGGTGACGGCCATTGCGCCGCGCGCCATTGTCGACGTGATCTTCGTTGCCGGCCAGGCCCTCCATCTCGTTCGTCGCATCGCTGAGATCTATGGCGGGCGGCCGGGCTTTTTCGGCTTCCTCAAGCTGATGCGTTCCGTCGGCGCGCATCTCGCCATCACCGGCGGCATGGCGGTGGGCGATTCCCTTCTCCAGCAATTGCTGGGGCATGGCATAGCCGCGAAGCTTTCGGCGCGGCTCGGCGAAGGTGTGCTCAATGGCCTTTTGACGACGCGGGTCGGCCTGTCCGCTATGGCGGTATGTCGGCCGATGCCTTTCGCCGCCACGCCGGCGCCTCGCGTTGCCGATGTCGCGCCGTTTCTGTTTGCAGGCGAGAAATAG
- a CDS encoding NAD(P)/FAD-dependent oxidoreductase: MEESITTDVVIVGAGPTGLFAVFELGLLDIKCHLVDILPRAGGQCAELYPEKPIYDIPGHPMVTGQGLVENLLAQIEPFHPTFHFEQMVTTLEVLGTSQAPAFRVKTDGGRTFECKAVLVAAGGGSFQPKKPPIDGIEAYEEKSVYYAVRKMDDFRDKHVVIVGGGDSALDWTLNLQPIAKKLTLVHRRDEFRGAPHSVKAMRDLVAEGKIDLKVGQIMSLAGENGQLSSVAMKGSDGTMSEFACERLVPFFGLTMKLGPVADWGLNLDENLVPVDTAQFETNVPGIFAVGDINHYPGKLKLILCGFHEASLAAQKVHRYVYPDKKLTFQYTTSSTNLQKKLGVA, translated from the coding sequence ATGGAAGAGAGCATCACCACGGACGTCGTCATCGTCGGCGCAGGTCCAACCGGTTTGTTTGCGGTTTTCGAACTCGGGCTTCTCGATATCAAATGTCATCTCGTCGACATTCTGCCGCGCGCCGGCGGCCAATGTGCCGAGCTTTATCCGGAAAAGCCGATTTATGACATTCCCGGCCATCCGATGGTTACCGGCCAGGGCCTTGTCGAGAACCTTCTGGCGCAGATCGAGCCGTTCCATCCGACCTTTCATTTCGAGCAGATGGTGACGACTCTCGAAGTGCTCGGCACGAGCCAAGCGCCGGCCTTCAGGGTCAAGACCGACGGCGGCCGCACCTTCGAATGCAAGGCGGTGCTGGTCGCGGCGGGCGGCGGTTCATTTCAGCCGAAAAAACCCCCGATCGACGGCATCGAAGCTTATGAAGAGAAATCCGTCTATTACGCCGTGCGCAAAATGGACGATTTCCGCGACAAGCATGTCGTCATCGTCGGCGGCGGCGATTCCGCCCTCGACTGGACCTTGAACCTGCAGCCCATCGCCAAAAAATTGACTCTCGTGCATCGTCGCGACGAATTCCGCGGGGCGCCCCATTCGGTGAAGGCCATGCGCGACCTCGTCGCCGAAGGCAAGATCGATCTCAAGGTCGGCCAGATCATGTCGCTCGCCGGCGAAAATGGCCAACTGTCTTCGGTGGCAATGAAGGGCAGCGACGGCACGATGAGCGAGTTTGCCTGCGAAAGGCTGGTGCCCTTCTTCGGCCTCACCATGAAGCTCGGCCCGGTCGCAGACTGGGGTTTGAACCTCGACGAAAATCTGGTGCCCGTCGATACGGCGCAATTCGAAACCAATGTGCCGGGGATCTTCGCCGTCGGCGACATCAACCACTATCCCGGCAAGCTCAAACTCATTCTTTGCGGCTTCCACGAAGCCTCGCTCGCCGCGCAAAAGGTCCATCGCTATGTCTATCCAGACAAGAAGCTGACCTTCCAATACACGACATCATCGACCAATCTGCAGAAGAAGCTCGGCGTCGCCTGA
- a CDS encoding 2Fe-2S iron-sulfur cluster-binding protein, whose amino-acid sequence MIKITFIDSHGEKRTVDAEEGATVMEAAIRNSVPEITAECGGACACATCHVYVADEFLERTGKPEAKEEDMLDFAYAVQSNSRLCCQIKVTPDLAGLVVTTPPRQG is encoded by the coding sequence ATGATCAAGATCACCTTCATCGACTCTCATGGCGAAAAGCGAACGGTCGACGCCGAGGAGGGCGCGACCGTCATGGAAGCCGCGATCCGCAACTCAGTTCCTGAGATCACTGCGGAATGCGGCGGCGCCTGCGCCTGCGCGACCTGCCACGTCTATGTCGCAGATGAATTTTTGGAGCGCACCGGCAAGCCGGAGGCGAAAGAAGAGGACATGCTCGATTTCGCCTATGCCGTGCAAAGCAATTCCCGGCTTTGCTGCCAGATTAAAGTGACGCCCGATCTCGCCGGCCTGGTCGTGACCACGCCGCCGCGCCAAGGCTGA
- a CDS encoding Hpt domain-containing protein: MHPTARPAAPATRPILLDLVHLSRQTADDLDLQRELLELFQHQAPDLIARMRALMQDQASAEPQAVLCNLVHQLKGSALAIGAFLLAETAAETERDLAEKTNFSISGTGDTALLPLAAVLAQSLAAIDDYISKLKI; the protein is encoded by the coding sequence ATGCACCCGACCGCACGGCCCGCCGCTCCGGCGACGCGCCCCATCTTGCTCGACCTTGTCCATCTTTCGCGGCAAACAGCCGATGATCTCGATTTACAGCGCGAGCTTCTCGAACTCTTTCAGCATCAAGCGCCGGACCTGATTGCGCGAATGCGCGCACTCATGCAAGATCAAGCATCTGCCGAGCCACAGGCTGTTTTGTGCAATCTCGTCCATCAACTCAAGGGATCGGCACTGGCGATCGGCGCCTTTTTGCTCGCGGAGACCGCCGCCGAGACCGAGCGAGATCTGGCCGAAAAAACCAATTTTAGCATTTCCGGAACCGGCGATACGGCACTTTTGCCGCTCGCCGCGGTACTCGCCCAATCCCTGGCCGCGATCGATGATTATATAAGCAAACTCAAAATATAG
- a CDS encoding N-acetylmuramoyl-L-alanine amidase, with amino-acid sequence MTGFAPDSALVKVVRASPNHGERADNKAPDSIILHYTGMATEEAALDRLCDPAAEVSCHYAIRADGEIVQLVPEGRRAWHAGKSYWTGDRDMNSVSIGIELMNGGHDFDLPAYPEAQIAALIALCRDVGSRHAILPSRVLAHSDIAPFRKRDPGEHFPWRQLAEAGVGHYVSPLPPGDGAPLKRGSSGEAVEGLQGMLAIYGYDISVTGLYGKKTEVIVAAFQRHFRPSLVDGKADRSTIGTLRELMATRPREKSAQSDAGHRLVTSVR; translated from the coding sequence ATGACCGGTTTTGCTCCTGACAGCGCTCTTGTGAAGGTGGTTCGCGCATCGCCCAACCATGGCGAGCGGGCGGACAATAAAGCCCCGGACTCGATTATCCTCCATTATACAGGCATGGCGACGGAGGAAGCGGCGCTCGACCGCCTCTGCGATCCCGCGGCGGAGGTCTCCTGCCATTATGCCATCCGTGCGGATGGAGAGATCGTGCAGCTCGTGCCGGAAGGGCGGCGCGCCTGGCATGCGGGCAAGTCCTATTGGACGGGTGACAGGGACATGAATTCGGTTTCGATCGGGATCGAACTCATGAACGGCGGGCATGATTTCGACCTGCCGGCCTATCCTGAGGCGCAGATCGCCGCGCTTATAGCGCTTTGCCGCGATGTCGGATCGCGCCATGCCATCCTGCCGAGCCGCGTTCTGGCGCATTCGGATATAGCCCCCTTTCGCAAGCGCGATCCGGGCGAGCATTTTCCATGGCGACAGCTCGCGGAAGCCGGCGTCGGCCATTATGTTTCGCCGCTGCCTCCCGGTGACGGCGCGCCGCTCAAACGCGGTTCCAGCGGCGAAGCGGTCGAAGGCTTACAAGGCATGCTGGCCATTTATGGCTATGACATCAGCGTCACTGGCCTTTATGGCAAGAAGACCGAAGTGATCGTTGCGGCCTTTCAACGGCATTTTCGTCCGAGCCTCGTCGACGGCAAGGCCGATCGTTCGACGATCGGGACGCTCAGGGAGCTGATGGCAACGCGACCGCGGGAAAAATCCGCGCAATCGGACGCTGGTCATCGCCTCGTGACGAGCGTTCGATAG
- the metH gene encoding methionine synthase, translated as MSPLPETDTAAALRAAAKERILVLDGAMGTMIQTYKFSEADFRGARFADFHRDLRGNNDLLVLTQPDAILAIHLAYCMAGADIIATNTFSSTRIAQADYGLEALVPELNREAARLCRAAVAQAQAQDGRRRFVAGALGPTNRTASISPDVNNPGFRAVSFDDLRIAYAEATEALIEGGAEIILIETIFDTLNAKAAFAGVDETFEKLGRRLPVMISGTITDLSGRTLSGQTPTAFYYSLRHAEPLSIGLNCALGAREMRAHLAELSRIADTLICAYPNAGLPNEFGLYDESPEYMASLIGEFAESGLVNIVGGCCGTTPDHIAAIAERVKGIAPRQIPEIEPVLRLSGLEPFTLTSNIKFVNVGERTNVTGSTKFRKLIKDGDFTAALDVARDQVIPGANVIDVNMDEGLLDSQAAMVEFLNLVAAEPDIARVPVMVDSSKFAIIEAGLKCLQGKSIVNSISMKEGEAKFIADAKTVRRYGAAVIVMAFDEKGQADSFERKVEICSRAYKILTEHVGYRPEDIIFDPNIFAVATGIEEHNNYGVDFIEATREIRRRFPLVHISGGVSNLSFSFRGNERVRQAMHSVFLYHAIEAGMDMGIVNAGQLAVYADIDPELREACEDVVLNRRPDSTDRLLALAERFKGQVGEIREKDLAWREAPVEKRLEHALVAGITEFIVTDVEEARQQVAHPLLVIEGPLMAGMNVVGDLFGSGRMFLPQVVKSARVMKQAVAYLMPFMEAEKAKSGITRQAAGKILMATVKGDVHDIGKNIVGVVLACNNYEIIDLGVMVPAAKILETARAEGVDCIGLSGLITPSLDEMCFVASEMEREGFDMPLLIGGATTSRVHTAVKIHPNYRRGQTVYVTDASRAVGTVQALLSPDNRQAYIENIRAEYRKVADAHARAEIEKTRVPLGKARANALKADFVDYQPPKPLFTGTRIFRSYSVEELVPYIDWTPFFHTWELRGRYPAVLDDPEQGEAARQLYEDAQEMLSRIVAEHWFDPKAVIGFWPANAVGDDIKLYTGESRSEELATLFTLRQQLGKRDGKPNLALADFIAPKTSGKADYIGAFVVTAGAREEKYAERFAKANDDYRAILVKALADRIAEALAERMHERVRKEFWAYAPDENLPNEELLVEAYRGIRPAPGYPAQPDHTEKATIFRLLEAERRIGVTLTESFAMWPGSSVSGLYFSHPQSFYFGVGKIERDQVEDYARRKGMEVAAMERWLAPILNYDPTTFATAAE; from the coding sequence ATGTCCCCTTTGCCCGAAACCGACACAGCCGCAGCGCTTCGCGCCGCCGCCAAAGAGCGCATCCTCGTGCTCGACGGTGCGATGGGCACGATGATCCAGACATATAAATTCAGCGAGGCTGATTTCCGCGGCGCGCGCTTTGCGGATTTTCACCGGGATCTGCGCGGCAATAATGATCTTTTGGTCCTGACCCAGCCCGATGCGATCCTCGCGATTCATCTGGCTTACTGTATGGCCGGCGCCGATATTATCGCGACCAACACATTTTCTTCGACGCGGATCGCGCAAGCCGATTATGGCTTGGAAGCTCTGGTGCCGGAGCTGAACCGCGAGGCGGCCCGCCTCTGCCGCGCGGCGGTAGCGCAAGCGCAGGCTCAGGATGGCCGCCGCCGTTTCGTCGCCGGCGCGCTCGGGCCGACCAATCGAACCGCTTCGATTTCGCCTGACGTGAACAATCCCGGCTTTCGCGCCGTCAGTTTCGACGATTTGCGCATCGCCTATGCCGAAGCGACCGAGGCGCTGATCGAAGGCGGTGCCGAGATCATATTGATCGAGACCATCTTCGACACATTGAATGCCAAAGCCGCTTTCGCCGGCGTCGACGAGACCTTCGAAAAGCTCGGGCGGCGCCTCCCGGTGATGATTTCGGGGACGATCACCGATCTTTCCGGCCGCACTCTGTCAGGCCAGACGCCGACGGCTTTCTATTACTCGCTGCGGCATGCCGAACCGCTCAGCATCGGCCTCAATTGCGCGCTTGGCGCGCGCGAAATGCGGGCGCATCTCGCCGAACTCTCCCGCATCGCCGACACGCTGATCTGCGCCTATCCGAATGCCGGCCTGCCGAATGAATTCGGCCTCTATGACGAGAGCCCGGAATATATGGCCTCGCTGATCGGCGAATTCGCCGAATCCGGCCTCGTGAACATCGTCGGCGGCTGCTGCGGCACGACGCCGGACCACATTGCCGCCATAGCGGAGCGGGTGAAAGGGATCGCGCCACGACAGATCCCGGAGATCGAGCCCGTGCTGCGGCTCTCCGGTCTCGAACCGTTCACGCTCACCTCCAATATTAAATTCGTAAATGTCGGCGAGCGCACCAATGTCACGGGGTCGACAAAGTTTCGCAAGCTGATCAAGGACGGCGATTTTACCGCCGCATTGGATGTCGCGCGCGATCAGGTGATCCCCGGCGCCAATGTCATCGACGTGAATATGGACGAAGGCCTGCTTGATTCTCAGGCCGCCATGGTCGAGTTTTTGAACCTTGTCGCCGCCGAGCCGGACATCGCCCGCGTGCCGGTGATGGTCGATTCGTCCAAATTCGCGATCATCGAGGCAGGCCTGAAATGCCTGCAGGGCAAATCCATCGTCAATTCGATCTCGATGAAGGAAGGCGAAGCGAAATTCATCGCCGACGCCAAGACCGTGCGCCGTTATGGCGCCGCCGTTATCGTGATGGCCTTCGACGAAAAGGGGCAAGCGGATTCCTTCGAGCGCAAGGTCGAGATTTGCAGCCGTGCCTATAAAATATTGACCGAGCACGTCGGCTATCGCCCGGAAGACATCATCTTCGATCCGAACATTTTCGCGGTCGCCACCGGCATTGAAGAACATAATAATTACGGCGTCGACTTCATCGAGGCGACACGCGAGATCCGCAGGCGCTTTCCGCTCGTCCACATCTCCGGCGGTGTCTCCAATCTCTCGTTTTCCTTCCGCGGCAATGAACGCGTCCGTCAGGCCATGCATTCGGTCTTTCTCTATCATGCGATCGAAGCCGGCATGGATATGGGCATCGTCAATGCCGGCCAGCTCGCCGTCTATGCGGACATAGATCCGGAGCTGCGCGAAGCCTGCGAAGATGTGGTCTTGAACCGCCGTCCGGATTCGACCGATCGGCTGCTCGCGCTCGCCGAACGCTTCAAGGGACAGGTCGGCGAGATTAGAGAAAAGGATCTCGCCTGGCGCGAGGCGCCGGTCGAGAAGCGGCTCGAACATGCGCTTGTCGCCGGCATCACCGAATTCATCGTCACGGATGTCGAGGAGGCCCGGCAACAGGTGGCGCATCCGCTGCTTGTAATCGAAGGCCCGCTGATGGCCGGCATGAATGTCGTCGGCGATCTCTTTGGGTCGGGCCGCATGTTTTTGCCGCAGGTCGTCAAATCGGCGCGCGTGATGAAACAGGCGGTCGCCTATCTGATGCCTTTCATGGAAGCGGAAAAGGCGAAGTCCGGCATCACCCGCCAGGCGGCCGGCAAGATCCTGATGGCGACCGTCAAGGGCGATGTGCATGACATCGGCAAGAACATCGTCGGCGTCGTTCTCGCCTGCAATAATTATGAGATCATCGATCTCGGCGTGATGGTGCCGGCGGCCAAGATTCTGGAGACGGCACGGGCGGAAGGCGTCGATTGCATCGGCCTCTCCGGCCTCATCACCCCTTCGCTCGATGAAATGTGCTTCGTCGCCTCCGAAATGGAGCGCGAAGGTTTCGACATGCCGCTCTTGATCGGCGGCGCAACGACGAGCCGCGTCCATACGGCGGTCAAAATCCATCCAAATTACCGCCGCGGCCAGACGGTCTATGTGACCGATGCGAGCCGCGCCGTCGGCACCGTGCAGGCGCTGCTGTCGCCCGATAATCGCCAAGCCTATATCGAGAATATCCGCGCCGAATATCGCAAGGTCGCGGACGCGCATGCGCGCGCCGAGATCGAGAAGACTCGCGTCCCGCTCGGCAAGGCTCGCGCCAATGCGCTAAAGGCGGATTTCGTCGATTATCAGCCGCCCAAACCCTTATTCACCGGCACCCGCATCTTCCGCAGCTATTCCGTCGAGGAGCTCGTCCCCTATATCGACTGGACACCCTTTTTCCATACGTGGGAATTGCGTGGCCGCTATCCGGCCGTGCTCGACGATCCGGAGCAGGGCGAAGCCGCACGGCAGCTCTACGAGGATGCGCAGGAGATGCTTTCCCGCATCGTTGCAGAGCACTGGTTCGATCCCAAGGCCGTCATCGGCTTTTGGCCCGCCAATGCGGTGGGCGACGATATCAAACTCTATACGGGCGAGTCTCGGAGCGAAGAACTGGCGACCTTGTTCACCCTGCGCCAGCAATTGGGCAAGCGCGACGGCAAGCCCAATCTCGCGCTCGCGGATTTCATCGCCCCGAAGACCAGCGGCAAGGCGGACTATATCGGCGCCTTCGTGGTCACCGCCGGCGCCCGCGAAGAAAAATATGCCGAGCGTTTCGCCAAAGCGAATGACGACTACCGCGCGATCCTGGTCAAGGCGCTCGCCGACCGCATCGCGGAAGCTCTTGCCGAACGCATGCATGAGCGCGTGCGCAAGGAGTTCTGGGCCTATGCGCCGGATGAAAATTTACCGAACGAAGAGCTGCTCGTCGAGGCCTATCGCGGCATCAGGCCGGCGCCCGGCTATCCGGCGCAGCCCGATCACACGGAAAAGGCAACCATCTTCCGCCTGCTCGAAGCCGAGCGGCGGATCGGCGTGACGCTCACCGAATCCTTTGCCATGTGGCCCGGCTCATCGGTCAGCGGGCTTTATTTCTCGCATCCCCAATCCTTCTATTTCGGCGTCGGAAAAATCGAGCGCGATCAGGTCGAGGACTATGCCCGCCGCAAGGGGATGGAAGTGGCCGCAATGGAGCGCTGGCTCGCACCCATCCTGAATTACGATCCCACAACTTTCGCGACGGCGGCGGAATAG